In a genomic window of Acidobacteriota bacterium:
- a CDS encoding SurA N-terminal domain-containing protein, translating to MNQRFSLRLFLNLICLICVATLCACNQAASSSSGGAEVAAKVNSVIIPLSKVDRQIEQELKSQTNQSLTELSPIALASLRMMALDKLITQEVLLQRAQKESIQVSDDDVKQRVQELIQAQGWSQEEYQKTIKELGMTEEEFRAEQRKLLLINKLVDRLKTRIPAPAEKEIADFYAQNPEQFKLGKGVYLSQIVVSPTNDGLKNDAVTEEQAKQKIATIAAQLKAGDDFATVARNYSEHQSALQSGDMGFIPEESLKGFPNGLGQRFFAMREGEVTEPIQLQGAFFIFKVTGKKLDEQELKLDNADVKRKIAEYIRQQREQVISQALMLSAMSESRIENYLAQRVLENPANFGSTRPASLNASPQPTPATEAKPAETTKPAETAKPAETKPADKK from the coding sequence GTGAACCAGCGTTTCTCTCTTCGTTTGTTTCTCAACCTCATTTGCCTGATCTGCGTCGCCACGCTATGCGCCTGCAATCAAGCAGCATCAAGCAGCAGCGGTGGCGCCGAAGTTGCCGCTAAAGTGAATTCAGTCATCATTCCGCTTTCAAAAGTTGATCGCCAGATTGAACAGGAATTGAAAAGTCAAACTAACCAGTCCCTGACCGAACTGAGCCCAATTGCGTTGGCTTCGCTGCGGATGATGGCGCTGGATAAGTTGATCACGCAGGAAGTTTTGCTCCAGCGCGCCCAGAAAGAAAGCATCCAGGTTTCTGACGACGATGTGAAACAGCGCGTTCAGGAACTAATCCAGGCACAAGGGTGGAGCCAGGAAGAGTACCAGAAAACGATCAAAGAACTGGGCATGACGGAAGAAGAATTCCGGGCCGAACAGCGCAAATTATTGCTCATCAACAAGCTGGTTGATCGCTTAAAGACGCGGATCCCCGCGCCGGCTGAAAAAGAAATCGCCGACTTTTATGCGCAAAATCCTGAGCAGTTCAAACTCGGCAAAGGGGTCTACCTGAGCCAGATCGTCGTGAGCCCAACCAATGACGGCCTCAAAAACGATGCCGTGACCGAAGAACAGGCCAAGCAGAAAATTGCGACGATTGCCGCCCAACTCAAAGCCGGTGATGACTTTGCCACGGTGGCCCGCAACTACTCGGAACATCAGTCAGCGTTGCAGAGCGGCGATATGGGCTTTATCCCCGAAGAATCGCTCAAAGGGTTTCCCAATGGATTGGGACAGCGCTTTTTCGCAATGCGCGAAGGCGAAGTCACCGAGCCAATCCAGCTCCAGGGTGCTTTTTTCATTTTCAAAGTGACGGGCAAAAAACTGGATGAACAGGAACTCAAGCTCGACAACGCGGATGTCAAACGCAAGATTGCGGAATACATTCGCCAGCAGCGTGAACAGGTCATCAGCCAGGCATTGATGCTGAGCGCGATGAGCGAATCCCGGATCGAGAACTATCTGGCCCAGCGTGTGTTGGAAAACCCGGCCAATTTTGGTTCAACCCGGCCAGCCAGCCTCAATGCTTCACCACAGCCGACGCCGGCTACCGAAGCCAAACCTGCCGAAACCACCAAACCTGCCGAAACCGCCAAGCCAGCCGAAACCAAGCCAGCCGATAAAAAGTAA